In Micromonospora purpureochromogenes, a single window of DNA contains:
- a CDS encoding flavin reductase, which produces MTTHLPITPAWTCGGCGADWPCHTRRRELRAEYDRAPISLALYLAAQLVNAAQDLAHVPAGHLHQRFLGWTR; this is translated from the coding sequence GTGACGACCCACCTCCCGATCACGCCGGCCTGGACCTGCGGTGGCTGCGGTGCCGACTGGCCCTGCCACACTCGCCGTCGAGAGCTGCGAGCGGAGTACGACCGAGCTCCTATTTCACTCGCTCTCTACTTGGCCGCCCAGCTCGTCAACGCTGCCCAGGACTTGGCTCACGTCCCCGCCGGACACCTACACCAGCGGTTCCTCGGCTGGACTCGATGA
- a CDS encoding GntR family transcriptional regulator: MIDPSADRAVFRQLADLLRDRITSGDLAPGASLPSELRLAQEYGLSRTSVRQAVALLRSEGLVIVEPPRGTFVRADEPTETVTLLKGDTATARMPTPAERRELEIGEGIPVIVIFRADGSREVYAAVRIRVGR, from the coding sequence GTGATCGACCCCAGCGCAGATCGCGCCGTGTTCCGGCAGCTCGCAGACCTTCTGCGAGACCGGATCACGTCTGGCGATCTCGCCCCTGGGGCCTCGCTGCCCAGCGAGCTGCGGTTGGCTCAGGAGTACGGACTGAGCCGGACGAGCGTCCGACAGGCTGTAGCGCTACTCCGGTCGGAAGGGCTCGTGATCGTGGAACCACCGCGCGGAACGTTCGTCCGCGCCGACGAGCCAACCGAAACGGTGACCCTCCTCAAGGGCGATACCGCCACCGCGCGTATGCCCACCCCCGCCGAACGGCGCGAACTGGAGATCGGCGAAGGCATCCCAGTCATCGTGATCTTCCGCGCCGACGGCTCGCGCGAGGTGTACGCCGCCGTCCGCATCCGCGTCGGCCGCTGA